Proteins from a single region of Aureibacter tunicatorum:
- a CDS encoding DEAD/DEAH box helicase, with protein sequence MHLIAVFRRTLNNNNLKSFSELGVSKSFIKGLDELKIQKPTEIQERIIPILLQQKTDIVGLAHTGTGKTAAFGLPILQNIDPKDKKIQALILAPTRELCQQIQKQLFRFTKYSEKIFSEAVYGGAPIDDQIFRLSRPTHIIVATPGRLLDLLERKALSLEHINTIVLDEADEMLRMGFKQDIDKILKNVKSQRNIWLFSATLPNGIQQLIKRFLKPNAPRVQVKNISEVNQNIQHQYVLSPGVDKLKLLVYFLNAHKEDRGIIFCSTKASAQKLSRDLNQKGLSIDVIEGDMTQKERNKVLRAFRAEKLQFLVATDVAARGLDIPNLAFVAHFELPDQLEFYTHRSGRTGRAGNTGLSVSFVDDKQYKDLVKISKELKFSLKMAK encoded by the coding sequence TTGCACTTAATAGCAGTATTTAGAAGAACATTAAACAACAACAACTTGAAAAGCTTCTCTGAATTGGGTGTATCCAAATCATTCATCAAAGGCCTTGATGAATTGAAAATCCAAAAGCCAACTGAAATCCAAGAAAGAATCATTCCGATTCTTCTTCAACAAAAAACAGACATCGTTGGCTTGGCCCATACTGGGACTGGTAAAACTGCCGCATTCGGCCTTCCTATCCTGCAAAATATCGACCCGAAAGATAAAAAGATTCAAGCTTTAATTCTCGCTCCCACTCGAGAGCTGTGCCAACAAATACAAAAACAACTGTTTCGTTTCACGAAATATTCCGAAAAAATATTTTCAGAAGCTGTTTATGGAGGCGCTCCGATTGACGATCAGATATTCAGGCTATCACGTCCTACCCACATAATCGTAGCAACTCCTGGAAGACTTTTGGATCTACTTGAAAGAAAAGCTCTAAGCTTGGAGCATATAAATACAATCGTTCTTGATGAAGCTGATGAGATGCTAAGAATGGGCTTCAAACAAGATATTGATAAAATTCTTAAGAATGTAAAAAGCCAAAGAAACATATGGCTTTTCTCCGCAACATTGCCTAATGGCATACAACAGTTAATCAAAAGGTTTTTAAAGCCAAACGCGCCTAGGGTTCAAGTAAAGAACATTTCGGAAGTTAATCAAAATATACAACACCAATACGTTCTCAGTCCGGGTGTTGACAAATTAAAACTGTTAGTTTATTTTCTTAATGCTCACAAAGAAGATCGCGGGATCATATTTTGCAGCACTAAAGCAAGTGCTCAGAAGCTTTCAAGAGATCTTAATCAAAAAGGTCTTTCCATTGATGTTATCGAAGGAGACATGACTCAAAAGGAAAGAAATAAAGTTTTAAGAGCATTCAGAGCCGAAAAGCTTCAATTTCTAGTAGCCACAGATGTTGCCGCCAGAGGACTGGACATTCCCAACCTAGCTTTTGTAGCTCACTTTGAGCTTCCAGACCAATTAGAGTTTTATACCCATCGAAGCGGTAGAACAGGTCGAGCTGGAAACACTGGTCTTTCCGTAAGTTTTGTGGATGACAAGCAATACAAGGACTTAGTCAAGATCTCAAAAGAATTGAAATTTTCATTAAAAATGGCAAAATAA